The Archangium primigenium genomic interval CTGCTCGACAAGCTGGGCACGCAATTGCTGACGCTCGTGCGCGAGCGCCGGGTGCGCCGGCTCTTCCTGGATGGGTACGACGCGCTCCAGAAGGCCGCGAGCCAGCGGGACCGGGTGGTGCGCTTCCTCGCGGCGCTGGTGAGCGAGTGCCGCCAGCGGGACGTGACCCTGCTGTTCTCCGCGGAGACGCCGTCCGCCTTCGGACCCCAGCTGCGCTTCCCGCTCCAGGGGTTGTCGATGGTGGCCGAGAACACCCTCTACCTGCGCACCGTGGAGCTCAACGCCCAGCTGCGGCGCTTCGTGTGTGTGCTCAAGATGCGCACCAGTGATTACGATCCGTCCTTCCGCGAGCTGTTGATCGGATCGACGGGTTTGGAGGTGGGGCCCGTGCTCGAGGAGGGGCAGCAGCTTCTGACGGGAGTCGCCAGGTCTCCGTTCCTCCCGCGGGGCCAATAGGTCATGGGCCCGCTTCTCATCGTCGATGACGAGTTCGGAATGGCCGAGGCCTTGAGGGATCTCCTCCAGGACGAGGGCTATCGCGTCCAGGTGGCGTTCAACGGCCGCCAGGCCCTGGACCGCATGGCGGAGGAGCTGCCCGCGCTGGTGCTGCTCGACTACATGATGCCGTCGATGAACGGGCCGGAGCTGCTCGCGGCGATGCGCCAGGACGCGCGGCTGAGCGCGGTGCCCGTGGTGATGATGAGCGCGGCGCCGCCCTCGTTCTGGAAGCACCTGCCGTGCACGGCCTTCGTGCCCAAGCCCTTCACGCTCTCGCGCATGCTGCAGGTGGTGCGCGAGCTCGTGGGCACGCCGTGACTCAGGGCGCGGCGTCCAGGCGCCGCCGCATGTGGACGTGGGGGATGCCCACCTCCACGAACGGCTCGCCGTACACCGCGTAGCCGAGCGTGCCGTAGAAGCCCGCCACGTGGGCGCGCGCGTGCATCGTCACCTCCTGGATGCCGCGCGCCCGGAGCGCCTCCTCCAGGTGCCGCACCAGCCGCGCGCCCAGGCCCCCTCGCTGGCGCGTGGGGCTCACGGCCATCTGGAAGAGCCGCCCGGTGTGGGGGCCCTCGGGGTGGAAGAGCACGCAGCCCACCACCTCCAGGGCCTCGGGCGGGCCCTCCACGGCCACCAGGTGCAGGCTCTGCGCGTCGAAGGGGAACTTCACCGAGGCGCGATCCATGCCGAGCGGCGCCCGGAGCACCTGGTAGCGCAGCTCCAACTCCTGGGGATAGAGGGGGTGGGCGGGGTCGATGAAGCGCAGGTCCATGCCGCCCCTTCTACCTCACGCGCCCGGGAAGTCCTCGGGCGTCGGGGTGAGCACCTCGCACCCCTCGCGGGTGATGAGCACGGTGTGCTCGAACTGCGCCGAGAGGCGGCCGTCTTCGGTGACGACCGTCCACCCGTCCGGCAGCAGGCGGATGCCCGCGCGGCCCAGGTTCACCATGGGCTCGATGGTGATGACCATGCCCGAGCGCAGGGTGATGCCCGTGCCCTTCTTGCCCACGTGGGACACATGGGGCGGCCCGTGCATCTGGTGGCCGATGCCATGGCCGCCGAACTCGGACACCACGCTGCAGCCCTCCTGCTGGGCCAATTCCTGGATGGCGGCGCCGATGTCCCCGAGCTTCGCCCCGTGGCGCACCACGGCGATGCCCGCGTCCCGGCACCGCCGCGCCACGTCCACCACGTGCCGGGCCTCGTCGGACACCTCGCCGATGAGGAACGTGGCCGAGGTGTCGCCATGAAAGCCATGGAGGCACGTGGTGACGTCCACGTTGAGGATGTCCCCGGGGCCCACCCGCTCGTCCGCGCGGGGGATGCCGTGGCACACCACGTGGTTGCGGCTCGTGCAGACGGCCGCCGGAAAGCCCTTGTAGCCGAGCTGGCTCGGGGTGCCGCCCCGCCGGGCCGTGTCCTCGCGCACCCACCCGTCGATGTCCGCCGTGGTGATGCCCGGTGCCAGCCTCGACGCCACGTAGGCGAGCGTCCCGGCCGCCGCCCGGCCCGCCAGGCGCAGCCGCTCGACCTCTCCGTCCTTCATCAATGGAATGCCCATGGCGCCACGGTGGCCGCGCCCCGCGCCCGGCGTCCAATGCTGGATGCGCATGAGGCGGGGGGACCGGGAAGCGGTTAGACTTGGACGCGTGAGCCTCACGCACATCCAATCCTTCGTCGCGGTGGCCGAGGAAGGCCACGTGGGCCGTGCCGCGCGCCGGCTCCACCTGTCCCAGCCGCCGCTCAGCCGTCACATCCTGGCGCTCGAGGATGAACTGGGCGCGCCGCTCTTCGAGCGCACCGCCCGGGGGATGCGCCTGCTGCCCGCGGGCGAGGCCTTCCTCTCGCACGCCCGCCGCATCCTCGCCGAGGTGGACGCCGCGGTGCACACCGTGCGCGGCGTGGCGGCGGACCGCTCCGGCGGCGCCTGACCCCACGCCCTCCCGCCCGCCCTCCAGGGGACGCGTGCGCCGCGCGCCCGTCCCGACGTGTTTCCCGCGAGAGAACCTTGGAAGTCTGGCCGTTCCGCCGTACTCTAGAAATAGAGTCACGAGGAGCGCGCCATGGCCGAGCAGGATCCTTCCCAACTCGATCTCTTCACCGGAGCGCCCAGCCCCGGGGGGCCCAAGGGCCGCCGGAGCCGGGGCGAGCCCGTGGGGCCCGCCGGGCAGCCCGAGGACGTCCAGGCGCTGGGGCAGGGGCTGCCCGCGGGCCTCTTCCTGGGCACGTCCTCCTGGACCTTTCCGGGCTGGTCGGGGCTCGTCTACGACCGGGAGGCCACGCCCGCGCGCCTGTCCCGGGAGGGGCTCGCGGCCTACGCCCGGCACCCCGTGTTGCGCACCGTGGGGGTGGACCGGACGTTCTACGCCCCCATCCCGGCCACCACCTTCGCGGAGTACGCCGCCCAGGTGCCCGAGGGCTTCCGCTTCCTCGTGAAGGCCCATGAAGCCTGCACGCTCGCCCGCTGGCCGCTGCACGCGCGTTATGGCGACGTGCGAGGTCAGCCCAACGAGCGCTTCCTGGACGCCGCCTACGCCACGGACCTCGTGGTGGCGCCGTGTGTGGAGGGCCTGGGGGAGAAGGCGGGCCCCATCGTCTTCCAACTGCCGCCGCAGGACGTGCAGGAACTGGGCGGCGCGGCCCCCTTCATCGAGCGGCTGCACGCCTTCCTCGCGGCGCTGCCCCGGGGGCCGCTCTATGCCGTCGAGGTGCGCAACGAGGCCCTGATGACCGAGGCCCTGGCCCAGGCGCTCGCGGACGTGGGGGCGGCGCCGGTGCTGGCCGTGTGGAAGAACCTTCCCCCCGTGGAGAAGCAGGCGGTGCGCCTCCGGGCCCTCCAGGGCCCCGCGCTGGTCGCCCGGTGGATGCTGCCGCCGAACCTGGACTACGAGGAGGCGAGGAAGCGCTACTTCCCCTTCGACCGCCTGGTGGACGAGGACCCGAGGACCCGGGAGGGACTCGCCCGCGTGGCCACCGCCGCGCTCAACCTGGGCCGGCCGGTCTTCATCACCCTGAACAACAAGGCCGAGGGCAGCGCGCCCCTCACCGCCGTGCAGCTTGCGCGGAGCGTCATGTCGCGTAGGCGAAACACTCCGGGTGTGGGCTCTTGATCACCCTCCGTCCCGGGGTACGCTTCGCTCGTGGGGCCCTCAACAGCTCTGACCATTGGCACGCGGCTTGCTTCAAGGGAGAAGCATGAAATCGGTCCTAGTCGCGGCGATGGTGGTACGCATGGCAGCGGCCGGTGGTGCCGGCTCGGGGGTCGAGTCCCAGGCCCAAACCGTGCGAGCGGGAGATAGCTGGGAAGACGTGCGTAAACATTTTTCCGCCCTGCGTAGCGAGGTCTCCACCTTGGAGAGCGAGTATCAGAGCGCGCTGGAGCGGCGGCGGCAGGAAGCACTGCGTCGTCACGACGAGTCAGAGCGCGCGCGCCGTGGGCGTTGAGGAGGACAGGGACGGGTCCGACGACGATTTCGACCCCGAGGCGCCGGTCGCGCTGCCTCTGGACGGGACCCTGGACCTGCACCTCTTCCGCCCCCAGGACGTGAAGGACGTCGTGACGGAGTACCTGCGGGCGTGCCGGGACGCGGGCGTGCTGGACATCCGCATCATCCACGGCAAGGGCACGGGCGCGCTGCGGCGCACGGTCCAGACGCTGCTCCCCCGATTGCCCGAGGTCGAGTCGTTCCGGTCCGCCTCCGAGGCCGATGGCGGATGGGGCGCCACGTGGGTGCGGTTGAAAAGGTCCGGCTGAAACCCTGAAGGGCTTAGTGGGTGTCCGGCAGGGTGTCCGGAAGAATCTTCAGGATCTGCTGGTAGAAATCTTCCCGCTCGCTCACGGGATCCACCGCATAGCAGCCGCCCGTGGAGCCCCCCTGGCCCGGCGGAATCACCGCCATGACGCGGGCCTTGGGACAGATGTCCATGCAGCTCATCTTGAGGATGTGCACGTCATCCTCGTGCCCCTCGGCGCGCAGCTTGTGCTCGAGCCACTTGCGCAGATCAATCTTGTCGTTGCCCGAGCACTTCTTGCACACGAGCACGAAGCCAGACTTCCAGGGCGGTCGGACGGGTCGAGCGGCGGCCATGAAGGCAAGGTAACGACCGCTCCTTCCGTTGGCCCGGCCATTCTCACCAGCTCTCTCGGAGAGCAGGCGGCCTGTGCCATCATCCGACGCCCTCGGAGTGGCAAGGAGATCCCCACGTGGAGAAGCGCTGGCTCAATCACTATCCCCCGGAAGTTCCCGCTGAGATCGACGGTGCGCGCTCCACCTCGCTCGTCCAGTTCCTGGAGGCGTCCTTCCACCAGTTCGCCGAGCGTCCGGCGTTCGAGTGCCTGGGCCAATCCCTGACCTACGGCGAGCTGGACGCCCGGTCACGCCAGGTGGCGGCGTGGCTTCAGGCCCGGGGGCTCGGGCGAGGCGCGGCCGTGGCGCTCATGATGCCCAACACCCTGGCCTATCCCGTCTGGGTCGCGGCCCTCCTGCGCGCGGGCTGCACCGTGGTGAACGTCAACCCGCTCTTCACCCCGCGCGAGCTGGAGTACCAACTCCAGGACAGCGGGGCGGTGGCGCTCGTCATTTTGGAGGCCTTCGTCCCCACCTTCCAGAAGGTCCAGGGGCGCACGGCCGTGCGGCACGTGGTGACGGTCTCCGCGGGCGCGCCGGGGAGTGCCTCCGTCCTGCCCGAGGCCATTCCTTTCGAGCGGGTGCTGGCCGAGGGCCAATCGCTGTCATTCACGCCCGTTCCGGTATCGCCAGAGGACGTCGCCTTCCTCCAATACACGGGCGGCACCACGGGCGTGGTCAAGGGCGCGATGCTGCTGCACCGCAACCTCCTCGCGAGCCTGGCGCAGACCGAGGCCTGGCTGCGGCCCGCCTTGCGCAAGCGGCCCGATCAACCCCTGACCTTCGTGTGCGTGCTGCCGCTCTACCATATCTACGCGCTCAACAACTGCGCGCTGCTGGGCATGCGGCTGGGCGCGCTGAACATCCTCCTCCCCAACCCGAGGGACCTGGCGGGCATCATCCAGACACTGGCGGGGCGGCCCCTGCATGTGCTGCCGGCGGTGAACACCTTCTTCAACGCGCTCCTCCACCATCCGGAGCTGGGCCGGCTGGACTTGTCCCAGTTGCTCATCGCCAACACCGGAGGCGAGGCGGCGCAGCGGGCGGTGGCGGAGAAGTGGTTCGCGCTCACGGGCGTGCCGCTCATCGAGAGCTATGGCCTGACGGAGACGTCGCCCGGGGTGGCGAGCAATCCGGTCACCGCCCCGGAGTTCTCCGGAGGCATCGGCATGCCACTGCCGTCCACCGAGGTCGCCCTGCGGGATGACGAGGGCAGGGACGTGGCGCTGCACGAGCCCGGGGAGATCTGCATCCGCGGCCCCCAGGTGATGGCGGGCTACTGGAACCGCCCGGAGGAGACGGTCCGGGTGATGACGGCGGACGGCTTCCTCAAGTCTGGCGACATCGGGGTCATGGACGAGCGCGGCTTCCTGCGCATCGTGGACCGCAAGAAGGACATGATCCTCGTGTCTGGGTTCAACGTCTATCCCAACGAGGTCGAGGGCGTGGTGGCCGCGCACCCCGGCGTGCTGGAGGTGGCGGCCGTGGGCGTGCCCGACGAGCGCTCGGGCGAGGCGGTGAAGCTCTTCGTGGTGAAGAAGGACGCGGCGCTCACCGAGGAGCAATTGCAGGCGTTCTGCCGGGAGCAGCTCACGGGCTACAAGCGGCCCAAGCTCATCGAGTTCCGCGCCGAGCTGCCCAAGAGCAACGTGGGGAAGATCCTCCGCCGGGAATTGAGGGCGCCCGCGGGCTGAGATGACAGTGCCCCGAGAGGGCGTCAGAGAACGTGAGTGGCCCAGGGGACGCGTTCACCGGGTCATGCGCGGGGTCCGGGCCTTGGGCGGACCCGTCAGTGGTCGTGCTTGCGCGCGCCCTTCCCCTTGCCCTTGTGTCGGCAATGGTGCCCATCCCAGTACTCACTGGGCCGGCAACCGGGCCGGTCCCGGTCGTCCTTGTGAGGTCTGTGGGCATCATGACGGACGATGAAGCAGCCCGGCAGGGCAAGGAGGACGGCGCAGAGGAGACAAAGGTGGAGCTTCATGGTGTGCACGAGCTTATCCGCACGGCCGGGCCGAGTGGGACTGCTCCGCTCTCGTGGCGCTCCCGCACTGCATGTGCTTCACCGATGGTCGGGGCTAGGGTCATCCGTGTCATGCATGGAGTGGAGCGGGACGGGCCACGCCCAGGTCGCGGCGGCCTCGTTTCCGAGGGGAACGGTGTGTCGGCGCATGGATTGCAAAGGGGCCCGGGCATGATCCCTCAAGCGCGTGTCGTCCCGACCCTTCTCCTGTGGTCCCTGCTGTCCCTGCTGCTGCTCGTTCCGCTCCCGAGCCTCGCGGGGCAAGCGCCCGCCGACGAGGACGTTCCCGCGGAGACGACGGAGGCGCCGAGCGAGTCCTTCGTGCCCGAGTCCGCGCGGTTGCTGGACGCGTCCGAACGCCCCCCCGCCGTGCTGCGCATCCTGGCGGAGATGGGCGGCGTCCTCGTGGGCCAGTTCGTGGGGACGTTCGTCGGACTCATCGCCGCGAGCGGGGCCCGCATGCTCGCGGACAACACGTCCCTGACCTACGCCGCCTTCTTCGTCCCCTTCGGGAGCGCCGTGGCCCTGGGGGCCTATATCCCTGGACAGCTCATGGGCGGCGAAGCGCGGTGGGCGGGACCCTTCCTGGGTGCTCTGGTGGGCTGCGCGGCGGGCCTGCTGATCAACGCCTCCATCGGCTACGAGCACCTGGGCCCGTTCTTCATGTCCGTCCTCATCCCCATGCCCTTCATGATGCTCGGCGCCATCATCGGCTACGAGGTCACCGAGCATGGGGGGAAGCCGCGGACGATCCAGCCCCTGGTGAGCTTCTCGTCCCGGGGCGCGGCGGTGGGCCTGGCCGGCACCTTCTGAGCTCAGCCGGCCTTTCGCGCCCAGGCGCCGAACACCATCTCCCAGAGGCAGGTGCCGTGGGCCGTCCGCAGCTCCTCGGCGAGCCGCGCGTCGATCGTGTCCAGCGCGAGTTCCTCCTCGGTCGCGACCCCCTTCTCCACGATGCGCCCGCGCATGGCGCGCAGGATGTGGCCAATGGGGTGCGACTGCGTGGGCGTGAGGACGGTGGCCTCGGCGCGGACCCGCTCGACCGTGAACCCGGCCTTCTCCAGCGCCGGGGCGAGGTGCAGGCCCATGCGCAGGTCCGCGCCCTCGCGCGCGACGGTCTCCCACATCCAGCCGCTCACCTGGCGGTGCAGCGGCAATTCCGGCTGACACACGGGCATCGCCGTCGCGTCATGCTCCTGCAGGACGATGAGGCCCCCGGGCGCCAGCACGGCGGCGAGCCGGGTGAGGCAGGCCACCGCGTCGGGCTGGTACATCAGCACGCGCCGTCCAATCACCGCGTCGAATGGCCCGTGCCCCTCCAACGGTGAGCCCAGGTCGGCGCACACGAAGTCGACATGCGTCACCCCGAGCTCGCGGGCGCGCTGGCGTCCCGCCTCGAGTGGCGCCGCGTCCCGATCGAGGCCCACCACGTGCCCCCGTGCCCCGACGAGCTCCGCCGCCAGGAAGGTGACGTTGCCTCCGCCACAACCGATGTCGAGCACGCGCATGCCCTCGCGCACGCCCGCATCGACGAGCAACCGCCGCGTCCACTCTTCCGCCAAGTTCTTCATGAGGTCTCCTCTCCTCGCGAGGGATACCACCCGGTACGCATGGCCCCTAGGGGACGGACCGGGTGCGGCATCATGTCGCGGCGCGAAAGGCCGAGGATTCTGGAGAGGGGGGACGCGTGTCAGCCGCGCGTGGGCAGCGCGCACCCTTGCGCATCGCAGCCCGGGGCCGGCGCCACCGGCTCGGGACGCGGTCGGTCGAGCGAGACGTCACGGGCCTCGAGCAGCAGGGTCTGGATCTCGGCGCCGAGCAGCAGGTCGTCGTGGGCGCCGAAGACGTGGCGCCGCAGCCGGCCTTGTGCGTCGATAAGCAGCGTGGTCGGCGTCCCCTGCATCGCATAGGCCTTCATCGTCCGGGGGATGGCGCCTCCGTCGGGGTCGGGCGCGTCCACGCCGACGGGGAAGCGGATGCGGTACTCGTGGACGAACGCCTTGAGCGACGCGAGCTTCATCGCCTCGTGGTGCTCGAAGACCGTGTGCAGGCCCACGACCACGAGCGGGGCCCCGGCGAAGGCCTCGGCGACACGCTGGGCCTGGGGAATGCTCCGCGAGACACATCCGGGGCAGAGCATCTGGAACGCATGGAGGAGGACGACCTGTCCGCGAAGCTGCTCGAGCGAGAGGGGCTTCGGGGTGTTGAGCCAGTCCGTCGTGTGCCACGCGGGGGCGGGTTGGGGCGCCATTAGAAGTCACCGTCCTTCACGTAGGGGTGGCTCCAGAGCGTGACCTGCAGCAGGCACGACTTGAGCCACGCCGCGTGCATCTTGTCGACGTCCTCGCTCGAGTGGCCCTTCTTGGCGAGGAAGGGCCGCAGGGTGAAGGTCACCGGGAAGATGAGCGCGAAGAGGTTGCGGAACGGGACGATGTCGGTCGACGGCGCGCCATCCGTCTGGTTCTTCTGCACGCGGTGATGGCGCAGTCCGACCTCGTGCTGGTAGTCGAGCCACTTCTGGTCGTACTCGGCGCGCGCCGTGTCGAGGATCCACTGACCGAAGCGCTTGCGCACGGCGCCGAGGTAGTCCCCGAGGGGCTTTCCATTCGTCTTGCCGGTGAACGAGGCGAGCAGGTGGGGCTGGCTTCCCACGAAGCCATACCAGACATCGAGGATCTCCTCGACGTGGTCCTTCACGATGTCGTGCGACATCCGGAGGGACTTCAGGTCCTCGTCTCCGAGGAGCGTGCTCGCCTTCATCTGCTCGAAGTCGGCGAGCGTGACGGGTGAGCGCGGAAGCGACGGGGTGCCGAGGGTATAGCCGGGGATGTTGTTCATGGATGTTCCTCCTTGGAGCAAAGCTCCGCTTTCGCCGTCGGCCAGCAGGGCCGCGGAAACCGGGGTGAGGCAGGGGGGGCGGGTAGGGCGTCAGCCGCGCCGCAAGAACTGCTCCCAGACTTGCTGGCGCACGGTGTCCTCCGCGCGCACCTGCTCTGGGCAATCGAGGCGAAGTTGCTCTCCCGCCAGCGGCGCATCGACGAGCGCGCAGTGGTGAGGGGAGGCTCCCGGACGCACGTTCGGGCGGAAGTGCTTGCAGGTGACACACATGCCGCTGAGCGGGATGAGCCCCTGCTCCTGCAGCGAGCGGATCATCTTCATGACCCCGGCGAAGAACGCGCGTTGCTCCTCGGGAGCCAGGTCGGCGACGGCCTCCGCCATGAACTCCGGCCAGGACCGCGCGCGGGCGCCCAGCGCGGCCCCCCTCTCCGTGGGCGTCAGCAGGCTCGCTCGCGGATGACGCGGATCCGGCGACTTCGTCACGAGCTGCTTGGTGCCGAGCACGCGCACGGAGTCACTGATGGTCGGCAGCGTCACCCCGAGGCGCTCGCTCAGCTCCGTGCCGGTGAGCGGGCCATGCCCCACCAGCGCCGCGAGGATCTGCCCTTGGGTCGCGGAGAGGCCCTCCTCGTTCGCCTGCTGCCAGGCCTGCTGCTTCATCGCCAGCCCGATCTTGTGCAGACCCGTGGCGATGCGCGTGGCGACGGGCTCGGTGTGCGCGTCGAAGTACGGGGGACGCCGGTCGGTCATGATGGGAAGATACTGAGTTAGGACTCCTAAGTTGTCAAGGCGCGGGTTCACCGCGAGACACAGCGCGCGAGCGCGTCACAGATGCGCGAGAGCTCGTCCGGCTCGTGCGCGGCGAACCCGAAGCGCAGGGCGTCCAAGGGCCCCACTGGGAGGTGGGTCGAGCCTGGCGCGATGAGCAGCCGCTCCTCGCGGGCGCGCGCCACCAGGGCCTCCGCGCTCCCCCGGCGAAGCTTCAACCACAGCGCCAGTCCCCCCGCGGGCACCGTGTACTCGAAGTGCTCGCGCAGGGAGGGCAGGGCGCTCAGCCTCGCGTGAAGGTGGTCCCGGCGGGCCTTGTAGGTGCGGCGTGCCCGCCGCGCGTGGCGCTGGATGGTCCCGTCCTCGAACAGCTCGACGATGGCGCGCTCGAGGACCGTGTCGCCCTGCCGCTCGAGCACCGCCCGTATCTCCCTCAGCTTGCGAATGCACGCGTCCGAGGCGACGAGGTAGCCGAGCCGGACCGTCGGTGCCAACAGCTTCGAGAGGGACGCGATGTAGACGACGTGCCGCGAGCCGCCGGTCGCATGGAGCGGCAGCAAGGGCTCGCCCTCGAAGTGGTACTCGTAATCATAGTCGTCCTCGAGCACCGTGAAGTCGAAGCGCTCGGCGAGCTGCAACAGCTTCATCCGCCGCTCCGGCGCCAGGGCGACCGAGGTGGGGTACTGGTGGTGCGGCGTCACGTAGACGGCCTTCAACCTGCCCGCCAGCCGTCGCGCCGTCTTCTCGAGGAGGTCGGTTCTCAGGCCATCCCCGTCGATGGGGATGTGGGTGACCCGGGCTCCCGCGAACTCGAACGCGCGCCACGCGGGCGCGTATCCCGGCACCTCCGCCGCGACCACGTCGCCGGGGCCGAGCATCGCCAGCGCATAGAGGCCCAGCGCGCCCTGGGCCCCTCGGGTGAGGAACACCTCGTCACGGGTCGTGGAGAGGCCGCGCGCCTGGTTGACGAAGCCGGAGAGCACCTCGCGCAGGCCTGGATCGCCCGCGGGGTCTCCGTAGCCCACCGCCGTCCGGTGAACGGAGCGGAGCGCCCGGGCGTACGCGCGCGACAGCTCGGTGAGCGGCGCGAGCCGCGGGTCGGGCAGGCCATCGGTGATGGAGACGAACGGCGCCTCCCGGCGGCTCGGGCCCGTCTTGCGCGGTGGGGGGAGTTCCACGTCGGCGACCGCCGAGCGGGGCAGGGACGCGGCCACCCGTGTCCCCGAGGCCGGACGGGTCTCGAGCCAGCCCTGGCCCACGAGCTCCTCGACGGCCGCCACGACGACCTTCCGGTTCACGCCGAGCTGGTCGGCCAGCGTGCGGCTGCCGGGCAGCATCGCGCCCGGTTGAAGCCGCCCGCGCTGGATTTCACGAACGATGGCGCGCGTGAGCTGGGTCTGCCGGGAGACCGTCCCGTCGTGTTCGAGCGCGAAATCGAACCGCCACGGGCGCTGCCCTGGACCCTCGGTCCGGGTGCTTCTGGAGCGTTCCATGGGTCCAGGCTGCCGCGACGCGAGCGCTCGCTCAATGGCAAGCAAGCCCCGCCATGCCTCCACCAACTGGACCCCTGCCCATTTCGATTCTGGAGGATTCGGGGGGTCCAGCTTCTGGCTACACACGGACTCGCGTCACGACACGCCCCAACCCCTGGAGCCAAGAATGGCCGACACATTTCATTCCGCCGACTTCGACAAGACCCCGCCCCGACCCCGGGTGGTGATGCCAGACAGGCTCGCCCATCCCGCCGTCGAGAGCGCGGGCCAGCACGGCGACTACTCGAAGGCGCGCAAGCATCCGGTGTTCTTCGTGGACTTGCCCTCGCATGCCCTCAGCATGACCATTGGTTGGTTGGAGCCTGGCCAGTCCTCCAACCGTCACCGTCACACCTACGAGACGATCCTGTTCGTGCTCGAGGGCGAGGGGTACTCGTACGTCGGTGGGAAGCGGATCCCCTGGAAGGCGGGCGACGCCGTGTACGTGCCCGTGTGGGCGTGGCACAACCACGTGAACACCGGCAAGGGCCGGGCGCGGTACCTGGCGTGTGAGAACGCTCCGATGTTGCAGAACATGGGGGGCGTGGCGCTGCGCGAGGAGGTGCCGGACCGCGGCGACGAGTTCTTCGACAAGAACCACGAGACGGAAGGGGGTGCCGCGTGAACGCCCCGCTCAAAGGCATCGTGGCCTATCCGATCACGCCGTTCACGACGAGCGGTCGCGTCGACGAGGCCCTGCTCGGCCGGATCGTCGATGACATGGTGAAGGCGGGCGTCCACGCGATCGCGCCCCTGGGCAGCACCGGCGTGTTGCCGTACCTCTCCGACGAGGAGCGGGAGCAGGTCGCGGAGGTGGTCATCCAGCGGGTCGCGGGACGCGTGCCCACGCTCGTGGGGGTGTCGAGTCTCACCACGGAGCGGACCCTCCACCACGCCAGGCACGCCGAGAAGCTCGGCGCCAGCGCGGTGATGATCATCCCCATGAGCTACTGGAAGCTGAGCGACGCGGAAATCGTCGGCCACTTCGACGCGGTGGCCCGGGGCATCTCCACGCCGATCGCCGCCTACAACAACCCCGCCACGGGGGGCCTCGACCTGAGCCCCGACGTCATCTCCCGACTGCTCGAGATTCCCAACGTCACCATGGTGAAGGAGAGCACCGGCGACGTGAACCGCATGCACCGGCTCGTCCAGCTGTGCGGCGAGGACGTGGCCTTCTACAACGGCAGCAATCCGTTGGCGCTGGCGGCGTTCGTCGCGGGGGCGCGCGGCTGGTGCACCGCCGCGCCCCACATCATCCCGAAGCTCAACCTCGAGCTCTACGAGGCCATCCAGCGAGGCGATCTCGCCGGGGCCCGCCGGAGCTTCTATCGCCAGCTGCCGTTGCTGCGGTTCATCGTCGCGCACGGCCTGCCGCGCGCCATCACCGCGGCCCTGGAGTTGATGGGGACCACGGTGG includes:
- a CDS encoding protoglobin domain-containing protein produces the protein MNNIPGYTLGTPSLPRSPVTLADFEQMKASTLLGDEDLKSLRMSHDIVKDHVEEILDVWYGFVGSQPHLLASFTGKTNGKPLGDYLGAVRKRFGQWILDTARAEYDQKWLDYQHEVGLRHHRVQKNQTDGAPSTDIVPFRNLFALIFPVTFTLRPFLAKKGHSSEDVDKMHAAWLKSCLLQVTLWSHPYVKDGDF
- a CDS encoding MarR family winged helix-turn-helix transcriptional regulator, which encodes MTDRRPPYFDAHTEPVATRIATGLHKIGLAMKQQAWQQANEEGLSATQGQILAALVGHGPLTGTELSERLGVTLPTISDSVRVLGTKQLVTKSPDPRHPRASLLTPTERGAALGARARSWPEFMAEAVADLAPEEQRAFFAGVMKMIRSLQEQGLIPLSGMCVTCKHFRPNVRPGASPHHCALVDAPLAGEQLRLDCPEQVRAEDTVRQQVWEQFLRRG
- a CDS encoding PLP-dependent aminotransferase family protein, with translation MERSRSTRTEGPGQRPWRFDFALEHDGTVSRQTQLTRAIVREIQRGRLQPGAMLPGSRTLADQLGVNRKVVVAAVEELVGQGWLETRPASGTRVAASLPRSAVADVELPPPRKTGPSRREAPFVSITDGLPDPRLAPLTELSRAYARALRSVHRTAVGYGDPAGDPGLREVLSGFVNQARGLSTTRDEVFLTRGAQGALGLYALAMLGPGDVVAAEVPGYAPAWRAFEFAGARVTHIPIDGDGLRTDLLEKTARRLAGRLKAVYVTPHHQYPTSVALAPERRMKLLQLAERFDFTVLEDDYDYEYHFEGEPLLPLHATGGSRHVVYIASLSKLLAPTVRLGYLVASDACIRKLREIRAVLERQGDTVLERAIVELFEDGTIQRHARRARRTYKARRDHLHARLSALPSLREHFEYTVPAGGLALWLKLRRGSAEALVARAREERLLIAPGSTHLPVGPLDALRFGFAAHEPDELSRICDALARCVSR
- a CDS encoding cupin domain-containing protein, with the protein product MADTFHSADFDKTPPRPRVVMPDRLAHPAVESAGQHGDYSKARKHPVFFVDLPSHALSMTIGWLEPGQSSNRHRHTYETILFVLEGEGYSYVGGKRIPWKAGDAVYVPVWAWHNHVNTGKGRARYLACENAPMLQNMGGVALREEVPDRGDEFFDKNHETEGGAA
- a CDS encoding dihydrodipicolinate synthase family protein, producing MNAPLKGIVAYPITPFTTSGRVDEALLGRIVDDMVKAGVHAIAPLGSTGVLPYLSDEEREQVAEVVIQRVAGRVPTLVGVSSLTTERTLHHARHAEKLGASAVMIIPMSYWKLSDAEIVGHFDAVARGISTPIAAYNNPATGGLDLSPDVISRLLEIPNVTMVKESTGDVNRMHRLVQLCGEDVAFYNGSNPLALAAFVAGARGWCTAAPHIIPKLNLELYEAIQRGDLAGARRSFYRQLPLLRFIVAHGLPRAITAALELMGTTVGPLRAPLRALPPEHVAELRQILVELEVLPGGRVS